From the Leifsonia sp. AG29 genome, one window contains:
- a CDS encoding FadR/GntR family transcriptional regulator, whose translation MKVAALAGRACSCDDQWMVSTQLLPPENAQERLALHKTMHGHVVDQIGRMVVRASHEGVEALPTEPELVEMLGVSRGAVREAVKSLVSKGMIDVRPRTGTRMRPRQDWNMLDPAVLRWSIDGGYGERLLADLAGLRAAVEPPAASLAAIHAEPEAVAQLWREFIAMESAAMSQNRAEFVAADGRFHQQLLQVGGNELFGSLGKAVEAVLYSSFTLTSATHAAVMASVPLHRSVLLAVSSHDAAGAADAMLAVVSAGNTLCLSPVEFQAS comes from the coding sequence ATGAAAGTTGCAGCACTGGCAGGAAGGGCATGTTCGTGCGATGATCAGTGGATGGTATCGACACAGCTACTCCCGCCTGAAAACGCCCAGGAGCGGCTGGCCCTGCACAAGACGATGCACGGGCATGTGGTCGATCAGATCGGGCGGATGGTCGTGCGAGCGTCACACGAAGGAGTGGAAGCGCTACCCACCGAGCCCGAACTCGTCGAGATGCTCGGGGTCTCGCGTGGTGCTGTCCGCGAAGCCGTGAAGTCGCTCGTCAGCAAGGGCATGATCGACGTCCGGCCGCGGACGGGCACGAGGATGCGACCGCGGCAGGACTGGAACATGCTCGACCCAGCCGTGCTCCGCTGGAGCATCGACGGCGGGTATGGAGAACGCTTGCTCGCGGACCTCGCGGGTCTACGCGCCGCCGTCGAGCCGCCGGCCGCGTCTTTGGCGGCGATCCACGCCGAACCGGAGGCGGTCGCCCAACTCTGGCGAGAATTCATCGCCATGGAGTCCGCCGCGATGTCCCAGAACAGAGCCGAATTCGTGGCCGCGGATGGGCGCTTCCATCAGCAACTCCTCCAGGTGGGCGGCAACGAACTCTTCGGCTCCCTGGGCAAGGCGGTGGAGGCGGTGCTGTACAGCTCGTTCACTCTCACGTCCGCCACCCACGCGGCTGTGATGGCCAGCGTTCCTCTTCACCGAAGCGTGCTGCTGGCCGTCTCCAGTCACGATGCGGCAGGGGCGGCGGACGCTATGCTCGCCGTCGTCTCGGCCGGGAACACCCTGTGTCTGAGTCCGGTCGAGTTCCAGGCGAGTTGA